A genomic region of Pseudomonas abietaniphila contains the following coding sequences:
- a CDS encoding aminotransferase class I/II-fold pyridoxal phosphate-dependent enzyme: protein MSLRLSQRIQRVSLSANAAAKSRATALREAGRDILDLTTGEPDFDTPEHIKQAAYAAIDGGATKYTPTPGVKALREAIQRKLQRENRLDYALPSIVVGNGAKQVIFNAFAATLDDGDEVLVPVPYWPSFPDIVRVNGGEPVFIECGLEQGCKLTPVQLEQHITARTRWLILNGPGNPSGAVYSEAELMALADVLRRHPHVLVLLDELYEHIRFDGQPALSLLNVAPDLQARALLVGGVSKTYAMTGWRIGFGAGPQELTNAMTVMQSQSTSGASSVGQAAALAAFEGGLGFLPDQVHAYHQRRDLLVTALSNVNGLDVLTPEGGFFVFVRCAGLLGRIRPDGQRLNNDGDVVDYLLEQGVAGVAGSAYGLSPWFRLSIATATSSVIEAGRRIANACVELRTEALA, encoded by the coding sequence ATGAGCCTACGTTTATCTCAACGCATACAGCGTGTCTCGCTGTCCGCCAACGCGGCGGCCAAATCCCGGGCCACTGCCTTGCGCGAGGCCGGTCGCGACATCCTCGATCTGACCACCGGCGAGCCGGACTTCGACACGCCGGAGCACATTAAGCAGGCCGCCTACGCCGCCATCGATGGCGGTGCGACCAAGTACACACCGACACCCGGTGTGAAGGCGTTGCGCGAGGCCATTCAGCGCAAGCTGCAGCGAGAGAACCGGTTGGATTACGCGTTGCCTTCGATTGTGGTGGGCAACGGCGCCAAGCAGGTCATCTTCAACGCCTTCGCCGCGACCCTGGATGACGGCGATGAGGTGCTGGTGCCGGTGCCTTACTGGCCATCGTTTCCGGACATCGTGCGGGTCAACGGCGGTGAACCGGTGTTTATCGAATGCGGTCTTGAGCAGGGCTGCAAACTGACCCCCGTGCAGCTGGAACAGCACATCACCGCGCGCACCCGTTGGCTGATCCTCAACGGTCCCGGCAACCCGAGTGGCGCGGTCTACAGCGAGGCGGAGCTAATGGCGCTGGCCGACGTGTTGCGTCGTCATCCCCACGTGCTGGTGCTTCTAGACGAGTTGTACGAGCACATTCGTTTCGACGGCCAGCCTGCCCTGAGCCTGCTCAATGTGGCGCCCGACCTGCAAGCCCGTGCTTTGTTGGTCGGCGGTGTGTCGAAAACGTACGCGATGACCGGTTGGCGCATCGGTTTCGGTGCGGGGCCGCAAGAACTGACCAATGCGATGACGGTCATGCAGTCGCAATCGACATCTGGCGCGTCCTCCGTTGGGCAGGCCGCAGCGCTGGCCGCGTTTGAAGGCGGCTTGGGTTTCTTGCCCGATCAGGTGCACGCCTATCACCAGCGCCGCGATCTGTTGGTGACTGCGCTGAGCAACGTGAATGGGCTCGATGTGCTTACGCCCGAAGGTGGATTTTTTGTCTTTGTCCGCTGCGCCGGATTGTTGGGCCGCATTCGCCCCGATGGCCAGCGCCTGAATAACGACGGCGACGTGGTGGATTACCTGCTGGAACAAGGCGTGGCGGGTGTCGCCGGCAGCGCTTATGGGTTGTCGCCGTGGTTTCGTCTATCGATCGCAACGGCCACCAGCAGCGTGATCGAAGCCGGACGGCGCATCGCCAACGCCTGCGTCGAGCTGCGAACCGAGGCCCTGGCATGA
- a CDS encoding glutathione S-transferase family protein, with the protein MIDLYYWPTGNGLKVGMLLEELGQEYRLLPINIRTGEQKQDGFQAISANGRIPAIVDHAPTAGGPLSLFESGAILNYLADKAGRFLPPQGTVARQRVQEWLFWQVGHITPYLSQLQVFREKAPEPIPFALDLLGAEAARLYGVLEKRLGDVPFVAGEYSIADMAIFPWIQPLRQGQNLTDFPNIHAWRERIKARPAVQRAYEKGREVAAGERSLALQ; encoded by the coding sequence ATGATCGATCTCTACTACTGGCCGACGGGCAACGGGCTGAAGGTCGGCATGCTGCTGGAAGAACTGGGCCAGGAATACCGGTTGCTGCCGATCAATATCCGCACGGGCGAACAGAAGCAGGACGGGTTCCAGGCGATCAGTGCCAACGGGCGGATTCCTGCGATTGTCGATCATGCTCCGACAGCGGGCGGTCCCCTGAGCCTGTTCGAATCCGGGGCTATTCTGAATTATCTGGCAGACAAGGCCGGTCGTTTTCTACCGCCGCAAGGCACGGTCGCACGTCAGCGGGTGCAGGAATGGCTGTTCTGGCAGGTCGGGCATATCACGCCTTATTTGAGTCAGTTGCAGGTGTTCAGGGAGAAAGCGCCGGAGCCGATTCCTTTCGCCCTCGACCTGCTCGGCGCCGAGGCCGCGCGCCTGTATGGCGTGCTGGAAAAACGCCTGGGCGACGTGCCGTTCGTGGCGGGCGAATACTCCATCGCCGACATGGCGATCTTCCCGTGGATTCAGCCCTTGCGGCAGGGGCAGAACCTGACGGACTTCCCGAACATCCACGCCTGGCGCGAGAGGATCAAAGCCCGACCGGCGGTGCAGCGGGCGTATGAAAAGGGCAGGGAAGTGGCAGCGGGCGAAAGGTCGTTGGCGTTGCAGTAA
- the metC gene encoding cystathionine beta-lyase, producing the protein MSQKVTPQHLQTWLFDGQEIALFDVREHGQYGEAHLFHGVNLPYSRLELEARRLAPNPAVRLVIYDQTGHDVSVRAAQRLQTLGYTDVHVLEGGADGWQAAGLQLFAGVHVPSKAFGELVEEASHTPHISATELAALQANGEPLVLLDGRPFDEYRKMTIPGSICCPNGELGYRLADLVSDDTTPIVVNCAGRTRSIIGAQTLIDLGVKNPVYALENGTQGWFLADLPLEHGSTRRYPEVSAAASLAQRREAATRLAQRAGVTTVDAEQVVAWSRDPARSLFLCDVRTPEEFALGSLPGAQHTPGGQLIQSTDLYIGVRGARLVLIDNDGVRAPIVASWLRQLGHQAYVLQGGLHSGLALTPERYAVAPALPAISAAELADSLRDNTIALLDLRGSMAFRKAQIAGARWSIRSHLADDLATETKPLVLVADQADVAAIAALELPERQRANVRWLDFKAWQSAGLPVHEDPSNPPNEQCIDFLFFTHDRHSGNKEAARQYLAWEIGLLGQMTEQEIASLKPLASSENQSRVRTRLVHAARGEKGSGVRAVNPPVSRMSTVLFDTLGEMRDARKRRDTERVLTYGARGNPTAFELEDLVTELEGGYRTRLFGTGLAAVAQTFLAYLRPGDHVLITDAVYSPVRQVAEEFLAPFGIHYSYFAADGSGLEGKLQANTKMVYAEVPGSLLYELADLPAIAALCKSRGILLAVDNTYGSGYQYRPLTLGADISIMALTKYIAGHSDAVMGSVCTTQAVWQPLAVMTDTFGSTVSPDDAYLVLRGARTLAARLDVHQRQALQVAHWLQQHPQVRRVFHPALADHPNHALWKRDFSGSNGLLTFELADNDPKHLDAFIDALQLFGLGASWGGFESLIIVANVRDRDNAQDKALNPLLRLHIGLEDVSALIEDLERGFAAIR; encoded by the coding sequence ATGAGCCAAAAAGTCACCCCGCAACACTTGCAAACCTGGCTGTTCGACGGGCAGGAGATCGCCCTCTTCGATGTGCGCGAGCATGGTCAGTACGGCGAAGCGCATCTGTTTCACGGGGTGAACCTGCCCTACAGCCGGCTTGAGCTGGAAGCGCGTCGGCTGGCGCCCAATCCCGCGGTGCGCCTGGTGATCTACGACCAGACCGGCCACGATGTGTCCGTCCGGGCGGCGCAACGTCTGCAAACGCTCGGCTACACCGACGTCCATGTGCTGGAAGGCGGTGCCGATGGTTGGCAAGCGGCAGGCCTGCAACTGTTTGCGGGGGTGCACGTGCCCTCCAAGGCGTTTGGCGAGTTGGTGGAAGAAGCCAGCCACACGCCGCACATCAGCGCGACCGAACTGGCGGCATTGCAGGCCAATGGCGAACCGTTGGTGTTGCTCGACGGCCGGCCGTTCGACGAATACCGCAAGATGACCATTCCCGGTTCCATCTGCTGCCCCAATGGCGAGCTCGGGTATCGGCTGGCGGATCTGGTGTCGGACGACACGACGCCGATCGTGGTCAACTGCGCGGGGCGCACGCGCAGCATTATCGGGGCTCAGACCCTGATCGACCTGGGCGTGAAGAACCCGGTTTATGCGCTGGAGAACGGCACTCAAGGGTGGTTCCTCGCCGACCTGCCGCTGGAACACGGCAGCACGCGCCGCTACCCGGAAGTGTCCGCTGCCGCGTCGCTGGCGCAGCGGCGTGAGGCCGCCACACGTCTGGCTCAGCGGGCCGGTGTGACGACAGTCGACGCCGAGCAGGTCGTGGCGTGGTCTCGCGACCCCGCGCGCAGTCTGTTCCTGTGTGACGTGCGCACTCCGGAAGAGTTTGCTCTCGGCAGTCTACCCGGTGCGCAACACACGCCGGGCGGACAGTTGATTCAATCCACCGACCTCTACATCGGCGTGCGTGGCGCGCGACTGGTACTGATCGACAACGATGGCGTGCGTGCGCCCATCGTGGCCAGTTGGTTACGTCAGCTTGGGCATCAGGCCTATGTGTTGCAGGGCGGCTTGCACAGTGGTCTGGCGTTAACGCCTGAGCGCTACGCTGTCGCGCCAGCACTGCCTGCGATCAGCGCTGCCGAGCTGGCGGACTCGCTGCGTGACAACACCATTGCGCTGTTGGACCTGCGCGGGAGCATGGCGTTTCGCAAGGCGCAGATCGCAGGCGCTCGCTGGTCGATTCGTTCGCATCTGGCCGATGACCTGGCGACTGAAACAAAGCCGTTGGTGCTCGTGGCCGATCAGGCCGATGTCGCGGCGATAGCGGCACTTGAATTGCCCGAGCGGCAGCGAGCGAATGTGCGATGGCTGGATTTCAAGGCTTGGCAATCGGCCGGCCTGCCTGTGCATGAAGACCCAAGCAACCCGCCGAACGAGCAGTGCATCGATTTTCTGTTCTTCACCCACGACCGTCACTCCGGCAACAAGGAGGCGGCCCGTCAGTACCTGGCGTGGGAGATCGGGTTGCTGGGGCAGATGACCGAGCAGGAAATCGCCAGCCTCAAGCCCTTGGCTTCAAGCGAGAACCAGAGCCGTGTCCGCACCCGATTGGTCCATGCTGCACGGGGCGAAAAAGGCAGTGGCGTACGCGCCGTGAACCCGCCTGTTTCCCGCATGAGCACCGTGCTGTTCGACACGCTCGGCGAGATGCGCGACGCGCGCAAACGGCGCGACACCGAGCGTGTGCTGACGTACGGTGCACGGGGAAATCCGACCGCGTTCGAGCTTGAAGACTTGGTGACGGAACTGGAAGGCGGTTACCGTACGCGGCTGTTTGGCACCGGACTGGCGGCCGTGGCGCAGACCTTTCTGGCTTATCTGCGGCCGGGCGACCATGTCTTGATTACTGACGCGGTGTACTCGCCGGTGCGCCAGGTGGCCGAGGAGTTCCTCGCGCCGTTCGGCATTCACTACAGCTACTTTGCCGCCGATGGCAGCGGGCTGGAAGGCAAGCTCCAGGCCAACACCAAAATGGTCTATGCCGAGGTGCCGGGGTCGCTGCTCTACGAGCTGGCGGATCTTCCGGCCATCGCAGCGTTGTGCAAGTCACGGGGCATTTTGCTCGCCGTCGACAACACCTATGGCTCGGGCTACCAGTACCGCCCGCTGACCCTCGGTGCCGACATTTCCATCATGGCCCTGACCAAATACATCGCCGGTCACAGCGACGCGGTGATGGGCAGCGTCTGCACCACGCAAGCGGTCTGGCAACCTCTGGCAGTAATGACCGACACCTTCGGCAGCACCGTCAGCCCGGACGATGCGTACCTCGTGCTGCGTGGCGCCCGCACCTTGGCCGCACGGCTCGACGTTCATCAGCGCCAGGCCTTGCAGGTTGCTCACTGGCTGCAACAACATCCGCAGGTCAGGCGCGTGTTCCACCCGGCATTGGCGGATCATCCGAATCACGCCCTCTGGAAGCGTGATTTCAGCGGCAGCAACGGCCTGCTGACCTTCGAACTCGCCGACAACGACCCCAAACACCTGGACGCCTTCATCGACGCGCTGCAGTTGTTCGGGCTGGGTGCTTCATGGGGCGGCTTCGAAAGCCTGATCATCGTCGCCAACGTGCGCGATCGCGATAACGCTCAAGACAAGGCGCTGAATCCGCTGCTGCGGTTACACATCGGACTGGAGGACGTGAGTGCGTTGATCGAAGATCTGGAACGGGGGTTTGCGGCGATACGATGA
- a CDS encoding Ku protein translates to MARSIWKGAISFGLVHIPVALVSATSRQGVDFDWLDKRSMDPVGYKRINKVTGKEINKENIVKGVQYEKGRYVVISEDEIRAAHPKSTQTIDIFGFVDSKDIPLQNIDTPYFLAPDKRGEKVYALLRQTLVDTGKVALAHVVIRTSQHLAAVMPLESAIVLVLLRWPSEVRGLDTLDLPKEATDVKLSKSELDMAKRLVKDMSTEWTPDAEQYRDTFQDQIMSLVETKAREGKIEDVETDVGETERKSADVIDLTELLKRSLGSRGGSAKAPVKTKPASKSKTAADDEDVPAKRRAPARKKATKAS, encoded by the coding sequence ATGGCTCGGTCAATCTGGAAGGGCGCGATCAGTTTCGGGCTGGTGCATATTCCGGTCGCGCTGGTGTCGGCGACGTCGCGGCAGGGCGTTGACTTCGACTGGCTGGACAAGCGGAGCATGGACCCGGTGGGCTATAAGCGGATCAACAAAGTCACGGGCAAGGAAATCAACAAGGAGAACATCGTCAAGGGCGTGCAGTATGAGAAAGGCCGCTATGTGGTGATCAGTGAGGACGAGATTCGCGCTGCGCACCCCAAGTCCACGCAGACCATCGACATCTTCGGTTTTGTCGACAGCAAGGACATTCCGCTGCAAAACATCGACACGCCTTACTTCCTTGCGCCCGACAAGCGCGGTGAGAAGGTCTACGCTCTGTTACGACAGACGCTGGTAGACACCGGCAAGGTAGCGCTGGCCCATGTCGTGATTCGCACCAGCCAGCACCTCGCCGCTGTGATGCCGCTGGAGTCGGCCATCGTGCTGGTGCTGTTGCGCTGGCCTTCTGAAGTGCGCGGGCTCGATACGCTGGATCTTCCGAAGGAGGCGACCGACGTCAAACTGAGCAAGAGTGAGCTGGACATGGCCAAACGCCTGGTCAAGGACATGAGCACCGAGTGGACGCCGGACGCCGAACAATACCGTGACACGTTCCAGGACCAGATCATGTCGCTGGTCGAAACCAAAGCCCGGGAAGGCAAGATCGAGGATGTGGAAACCGACGTTGGGGAAACCGAGCGCAAATCCGCTGATGTCATCGATTTGACTGAGTTGCTCAAACGCAGTCTGGGTAGCCGTGGCGGTTCGGCCAAGGCCCCGGTAAAAACCAAACCTGCCAGCAAGAGCAAAACCGCTGCCGATGATGAAGACGTTCCGGCCAAACGGCGCGCCCCTGCAAGGAAGAAAGCGACCAAGGCATCCTGA
- a CDS encoding amino acid ABC transporter ATP-binding protein — translation MPFPETRAEAPLISLRDIHLSFGTNTVLKGIDLDVQRGQAVSIIGPSGSGKSTILRCITGLLQPQRGTIRVGNTEVHTLNNEAQRIELRKRVGFVFQQYNLFPHLSVLENLVIAPRKVLGRNSVDAEKEARALLAKVRMEHKADAYPGQLSGGQQQRVAIARALAMRPELILFDEVTSALDPETVGEVLTVIRELTEEGMTCVLVTHEMRFAEDISDVVYFTENGLIVEHGSAEQIFQRPQSERTHAFLRHALGDAGRRPAAAGDPYLLSNISRYSLSV, via the coding sequence ATGCCTTTTCCTGAAACGCGCGCCGAGGCCCCGCTGATCAGCCTGCGCGACATTCACTTGTCCTTCGGCACAAACACCGTGCTCAAAGGCATCGACCTCGATGTGCAGCGCGGTCAGGCGGTGTCGATCATCGGCCCGTCAGGGTCGGGCAAGTCGACCATTCTGCGCTGCATCACGGGTCTGCTGCAGCCGCAGCGCGGGACGATCCGTGTGGGCAACACCGAGGTGCACACGCTCAACAACGAAGCCCAGCGCATCGAGTTGCGCAAGCGCGTCGGCTTCGTATTTCAGCAATACAACCTGTTTCCGCACTTGTCGGTTCTGGAAAACCTGGTCATCGCGCCGCGCAAAGTGCTGGGGCGTAACTCGGTGGACGCCGAGAAAGAAGCTCGCGCGTTGCTGGCGAAAGTGCGCATGGAGCACAAGGCGGATGCGTATCCGGGGCAGTTGTCCGGCGGTCAGCAGCAGCGCGTGGCGATTGCCCGGGCGCTGGCGATGCGACCCGAGTTGATCCTGTTCGACGAAGTGACCTCGGCCCTCGACCCTGAAACCGTCGGCGAGGTGCTGACGGTGATTCGCGAGTTGACCGAGGAGGGCATGACCTGCGTGCTGGTCACCCACGAAATGCGCTTCGCCGAGGACATCAGCGACGTGGTGTATTTCACCGAGAACGGCCTGATCGTCGAACACGGCAGCGCCGAACAGATTTTTCAACGCCCGCAGAGCGAGCGCACACACGCGTTTTTGCGCCATGCCCTCGGCGACGCCGGACGTCGCCCCGCAGCGGCTGGTGACCCGTATCTGTTGAGCAATATCAGCCGTTACAGTTTGTCTGTCTGA
- a CDS encoding cysteine dioxygenase family protein codes for MSTEDRSQVIEDFLQKIRVIHQRGVDREALKEIVSLLEDLAQRRELFNFTTFPAPVPGEGDTAFRYRLNDDGDTPTLYMNSLLPGKSTLPHNHETWAVIVAVEGQEINYVWARTDDGSDPAFAKLELEKEVVVQPGTSISFLGEDLHGIKVDGETPTLHFHLYGRPLESLNGRYGVNTEGKVLNYNASQMAPSIKAYA; via the coding sequence ATGAGCACCGAAGACCGCAGCCAAGTGATCGAAGACTTCCTGCAGAAAATCCGCGTTATCCATCAGCGCGGCGTTGACCGTGAAGCGCTGAAAGAGATCGTCAGCCTGCTGGAAGACCTGGCCCAGCGTCGTGAATTGTTCAACTTCACGACCTTTCCCGCGCCCGTGCCGGGTGAGGGCGATACGGCGTTTCGTTATCGCCTGAACGACGATGGCGACACTCCGACGCTGTACATGAACTCCCTGCTGCCGGGCAAAAGCACGTTGCCGCATAACCACGAAACCTGGGCGGTAATCGTGGCCGTCGAGGGTCAGGAGATCAATTACGTGTGGGCGCGCACCGACGACGGCAGCGACCCGGCCTTCGCCAAGCTTGAGCTGGAGAAAGAAGTGGTGGTGCAACCGGGCACCTCGATCAGTTTCCTGGGGGAGGATCTGCATGGCATCAAGGTCGATGGCGAAACCCCGACGCTGCATTTCCATCTGTATGGCCGTCCACTGGAGTCGTTGAACGGCCGCTACGGCGTCAACACCGAAGGCAAGGTGCTCAACTACAACGCCTCGCAAATGGCCCCGTCGATCAAGGCGTACGCATGA
- a CDS encoding MFS transporter, with protein MTSMPHANPGATMTKGLAVLFAFCCGAIVANIYYAQPIIGLIAPDIGLSSTLASFIVSLTQIGYALGLFFLVPLGDLLENRRLMIITTAVAILSLLSAAFAQTPNLFLLASLLVGFSSVAVQILIPLAAHLAPEETRGRVVGSIMGGLLLGILLARPASSIIADHFGWRAVFGTAASVMLVISVVLATTIPRHQPTHNATYGQLLTSLWTLLRKQPVLRQRAFYQACMFATFSLFWTAVPLELARNHGLSQSQIAIFALVGAIGAIAAPIAGRLADAGHTRVASLCAMLFAALSFLPSLITPAYAVIGMAVTGIVLDFCVQMNMVLGQRSVYALDAKSRSRLNALYMTSIFVGGAIGSVIASALYDHGGWTWIVIAGSAFPLIALVAFLRNSTSGSRSF; from the coding sequence ATGACTTCCATGCCCCACGCTAATCCCGGTGCCACAATGACCAAGGGTCTGGCCGTGCTGTTCGCGTTCTGCTGCGGCGCAATCGTTGCCAATATCTACTACGCCCAACCCATCATCGGCTTGATCGCGCCCGACATCGGGCTGTCCAGTACGCTGGCGAGCTTCATCGTGTCGTTGACCCAGATCGGCTACGCGCTGGGGCTGTTCTTCCTGGTGCCGTTGGGTGATCTGCTGGAAAACCGGCGGCTGATGATCATCACCACGGCCGTGGCCATTCTGAGCCTGTTGAGCGCCGCCTTCGCGCAGACGCCCAATCTGTTTCTGCTGGCGTCGCTGCTGGTGGGATTCAGTTCGGTGGCAGTGCAGATCCTGATTCCATTGGCCGCGCATCTGGCGCCCGAAGAAACACGCGGACGCGTGGTCGGCAGCATCATGGGCGGTCTGCTGTTGGGCATTCTTCTCGCGCGCCCCGCGTCCAGCATCATTGCCGATCACTTCGGCTGGCGTGCGGTATTCGGGACGGCCGCGTCGGTCATGTTGGTGATCAGCGTGGTATTGGCGACGACCATTCCCCGGCATCAACCCACGCACAACGCCACCTACGGGCAATTGCTGACCTCGCTGTGGACGCTGTTGCGCAAGCAGCCGGTCTTGCGCCAACGGGCGTTTTATCAGGCCTGTATGTTTGCCACGTTCAGCCTGTTCTGGACGGCGGTGCCGCTGGAGCTGGCGCGCAACCATGGGCTGTCGCAGAGCCAGATCGCCATTTTCGCGCTGGTCGGCGCGATTGGTGCCATCGCCGCACCGATTGCCGGGCGCCTGGCAGATGCCGGACACACGCGAGTTGCCAGCCTGTGCGCCATGCTCTTTGCCGCCTTGAGCTTTTTGCCCAGCCTGATCACGCCAGCGTATGCGGTGATCGGCATGGCGGTGACCGGCATCGTGCTGGACTTCTGCGTGCAGATGAACATGGTCCTGGGCCAGCGCTCGGTCTACGCCCTGGACGCTAAAAGCCGCAGTCGCCTCAACGCCCTGTACATGACCAGTATTTTTGTCGGCGGCGCCATCGGTTCGGTGATCGCCAGTGCGCTGTATGACCACGGCGGCTGGACATGGATCGTGATCGCCGGCAGTGCGTTTCCGCTCATCGCGCTGGTGGCGTTTCTCAGAAATTCGACGTCCGGGTCGCGATCGTTTTGA
- a CDS encoding amino acid ABC transporter permease, which translates to MSHWLEGFVHWTATFGLNYSFLLDAYQRGSMVNGALTTALLCVFTIIGSLVAGVALAAMLTSGKPYLAKPARIFIEVTRNTPTLVQLYCAFLVLNMLLTQAVGAANPLTPFAWVVIVISLHKGAFHAEALRAGIEAVPAVTLEAASSLAFSSRQLLWNVQLPLAMRFALPSLINNLIDLVKMTAVASAIAVGDITYASIMIWTQSDNVLELMILLLAFFGLLSFIVNCVGRALEAKLRMPGYGH; encoded by the coding sequence ATGAGTCATTGGCTTGAGGGGTTCGTGCACTGGACGGCGACGTTCGGGCTGAACTACAGCTTTCTGCTGGACGCCTATCAGCGCGGCTCGATGGTCAATGGCGCGTTGACCACGGCCTTGCTCTGCGTGTTCACCATCATCGGCAGCCTGGTCGCGGGCGTGGCGCTGGCGGCGATGCTGACCAGCGGCAAGCCTTATCTGGCCAAGCCTGCGCGGATTTTCATCGAAGTCACCCGCAACACGCCGACGCTGGTGCAGCTGTACTGCGCGTTTCTGGTGTTGAACATGCTGCTGACCCAGGCGGTTGGCGCTGCGAACCCGCTCACGCCGTTTGCCTGGGTGGTGATTGTGATTTCGCTGCACAAGGGCGCATTCCATGCCGAGGCCTTGCGCGCCGGGATCGAAGCGGTGCCTGCGGTCACGCTGGAAGCGGCCAGTTCGCTGGCCTTCAGCAGCCGGCAGTTGCTGTGGAACGTGCAATTGCCGCTGGCCATGCGCTTCGCGCTGCCGTCGCTGATCAACAACCTGATCGATCTGGTCAAGATGACGGCCGTGGCGTCGGCGATCGCCGTGGGCGACATCACCTACGCCTCGATCATGATCTGGACCCAGAGCGACAATGTGCTGGAATTGATGATTCTGCTGCTGGCGTTTTTCGGCCTGCTCAGCTTCATCGTCAACTGCGTGGGCCGTGCCCTCGAAGCAAAATTGAGGATGCCCGGTTATGGCCATTGA
- a CDS encoding SDR family oxidoreductase, translating to MTSRTFLITGASKGIGRALSEHLAAAGHQVVGIARHADDPTFPGVLKELDLSDKDQTRCGLTELAQHYRFDGLVNNVGLVRPQPLGQIELDDFDAVMSVNLHSALLATQALLPNMREQGWGRIVNISSLTVLGITQRTAYAAAKAALISFTRSWALELAQTGITVNAIAPGPTETELFRQNNPVGSEGEKRYLSGVPMGRFGQPEEIASAIAFLLSEQSGFITGQTLFVDGGASVGKAGF from the coding sequence ATGACCTCCCGCACTTTCCTGATCACCGGCGCCAGCAAAGGCATAGGCCGTGCGCTCTCCGAACACCTGGCGGCAGCCGGTCATCAGGTGGTCGGCATTGCCCGCCACGCTGACGACCCGACCTTTCCGGGGGTGCTCAAAGAGCTTGATCTGAGCGACAAAGACCAGACCCGCTGCGGCCTGACGGAGCTGGCGCAGCACTACCGCTTCGATGGCTTGGTGAACAATGTCGGGCTGGTACGCCCCCAGCCGCTCGGGCAGATCGAGCTGGACGACTTCGACGCCGTGATGAGCGTCAACCTGCACTCTGCCCTGCTCGCCACCCAAGCCTTGCTGCCCAACATGCGCGAACAAGGCTGGGGCCGGATCGTCAACATCTCCAGCCTGACCGTGCTCGGCATCACGCAGCGCACGGCCTACGCTGCCGCCAAAGCCGCGCTGATCAGCTTCACCCGCTCATGGGCGCTGGAACTGGCGCAGACCGGCATCACCGTGAACGCCATCGCCCCCGGCCCGACCGAAACCGAGCTGTTCCGGCAGAACAACCCGGTGGGCAGCGAGGGCGAAAAACGCTACCTGTCCGGCGTGCCCATGGGCCGCTTCGGCCAACCCGAAGAAATCGCTTCGGCCATTGCCTTCCTGCTCTCCGAACAGAGCGGATTCATTACCGGACAGACGTTGTTTGTCGACGGTGGTGCTTCGGTGGGTAAGGCCGGGTTTTGA
- a CDS encoding amino acid ABC transporter permease, producing MAIESSVSLPSSWPRRHPGKLLCGVVVALLLVFSAPKSPVLAALYEWSPALATGFGQNILISLLAIAIGSVLGLLIGALAVSPLWISRLPAKIWVQVFRNAPWLVLIYFTTYVFPFELHIGSAWIAFPDWVKVTLGLALPASANVAEIFRGAIGSIPSTQWEASRSLAFTRGQIFRSIILPQCFKRMLPPWMNLYAVITMGTALASLVGVHDLIDTAQIASNTVNRTGFTVLIYFSVLALFFAYCYPISRLTQYLERRYAFS from the coding sequence ATGGCCATTGAGTCGTCTGTCAGCCTGCCGTCGTCCTGGCCACGCCGGCATCCGGGCAAGCTGTTGTGTGGCGTTGTCGTGGCATTGCTGCTGGTCTTCAGCGCGCCGAAAAGTCCGGTGCTCGCGGCGTTGTACGAGTGGTCGCCCGCCTTGGCAACGGGCTTCGGACAAAACATCCTGATCAGCCTGCTGGCCATCGCCATCGGTTCTGTATTGGGCCTTTTGATTGGCGCGCTGGCGGTGTCGCCGCTGTGGATCAGCCGGCTGCCAGCGAAGATCTGGGTGCAGGTATTTCGTAATGCGCCGTGGCTGGTGCTGATCTATTTCACCACCTATGTGTTTCCGTTCGAGCTGCACATCGGCAGCGCCTGGATCGCCTTTCCCGACTGGGTGAAGGTCACCCTTGGCCTGGCGCTGCCGGCCAGCGCCAACGTCGCGGAAATCTTTCGCGGGGCCATCGGCTCGATCCCGAGTACGCAATGGGAAGCCTCACGGTCGCTGGCGTTCACCCGTGGGCAGATCTTCCGCTCGATCATTCTGCCGCAGTGTTTCAAGCGCATGTTGCCGCCGTGGATGAACCTGTATGCGGTGATCACCATGGGCACGGCGCTGGCGTCGCTGGTGGGTGTGCATGACCTGATCGACACCGCGCAGATCGCCAGCAACACGGTCAACCGGACCGGTTTCACGGTGCTGATCTACTTCAGTGTGCTGGCGTTGTTTTTTGCCTACTGCTATCCGATTTCCCGACTCACTCAATACCTGGAGCGACGTTATGCCTTTTCCTGA